A genomic segment from Camarhynchus parvulus chromosome 7, STF_HiC, whole genome shotgun sequence encodes:
- the PLCD4 gene encoding 1-phosphatidylinositol 4,5-bisphosphate phosphodiesterase delta-4, producing the protein MASLLCNARIQLTDTLEQMQQGTLMRKVKSKSWKKQRYFKLQEDCMTIWYQSKRTGKTESAFSISDVETVREGHQSEVLQSVAEEFPPERCFTIVFYGRRGNLDLVAGSADEAQCWVQGLRQLIEVATTMDQREKIDQWIRDWFQKADKNKDGRMNFKEVQRLLKMMNVDMNEDHALRLFQDADKSESGTLEGEEFVLFYKALTQREEVLSLFREYSEDGKKLTLLELADFLREEQLEDEGTEELAMELIDKYEPSETARARHVLSADGFLMYLCSLEGSIFNPQHRGLWQDMSQPLCHYFISSSHNTYLIEDQLRGHSSIEGYIRALKRGCRCLEVDCWDGPNGEPMVYHGHTFTSKIPFREVVSTLGKYAFKTSDYPVILSLENHCSMEQQEVLAQQLKDILGEQLLTTTIDGHVPSQLPSPEELKHKILLKGKKIGRLEDTLDGPGDEAPDVSDDDNEAEAEEERRRAKVRTQPGSALQKDKETLAQALSDCVIYCKNVPFRGFQEARSHSRPSEISSLSEAKARKLIRDEGNEFVRHNAWQLTRIYPSGMRTDSSNYSPQEMWNVGCQIVALNFQTAGMEMDLCDGLFSQNGCCGYVLKPPFMRDKETLFNPSDPSSREGPGPITLTIQVISGQQLPKVANSKEGAIIDPLVRVEIYGVPADQAHQETKYIENNAPALSSQGFNPRWDETLQFQLHVPELALIRFVVEDYDKTSRNDFVGQFTLAFANIKPGYRHIHLLSKDGTSIPPSSLFVHIRITEPPGPEQD; encoded by the exons ATGGCATCGCTGCTGTGCAACGCCC GCATCCAGCTCACAGACACACTGGAGCAGATGCAGCAGGGGACTCTGATGCGCAAAGTCAAGTCCAAGAGCTGGAAGAAGCAGCGTTACTTCAAGCTGCAGGAAGACTGCATGACCATCTGGTACCAGTCCAAGAGGACAGGCAAAACTGAGTCTGCCT tcTCCATCAGCGATGTGGAGACGGTGCGGGAAGGGCACCAGTCGGAGGTGCTGCAGAGTGTGGCTGAGGAGTTCCCCCCCGAGCGCTGCTTCACCATCGTCTTCTACGGCCGTCGCGGCAACCTGGACCTCGTTGCTGGCTCGGCAGACGAGGCACAGTGCTGGGTACAGGGCCTGCGTCAGCTCATCGAGGTGGCCACCACCATGGACCAAAGGGAGAAGATAGACCA ATGGATTCGTGACTGGTTCCAGAAAGCTGACAAGAATAAGGATGGGCGCATGAACTTCAAGGAGGTGCAGCGTCTCCTGAAGATGATGAACGTGGACATGAATGAGGATCATGCCCTGAGGCTCTTCCAG GATGCTGACAAGTCAGAGTCGGGGACGCTGGAAGGGGAGGAATTTGTGCTCTTCTACAAGGCTCTCACGCAGCGTGAGGAGGTGCTGAGCCTCTTCCGGGAATACTCCGAGGATGGaaagaagctgacactgctggagctggcagattTCCTgcgggaggagcagctggaggatgagggcacagaggagctggccATGGAGCTCATTGACAAGTATGAACCATCAGAGACAG cccgGGCCCGCCACGTGCTGAGTGCTGATGGGTTCCTCATGTacctctgctccctggaggGCTCCATCTTCAACCCCCAGCACCgggggctgtggcaggacaTGAGCCAGCCACTCTGCCACTacttcatctcctcctcccacaACACCTACCTGATAGAGGATCAGCTCCGGGGCCACAGCAGCATCGAGGGCTACATCAG GGCTCTGAAACGAGGCTGCCGGTGCCTGGAGGTGGATTGCTGGGATGGGCCAAACGGGGAGCCCATGGTGTACCACGGCCACACCTTCACCTCCAAGATCCCCTTCCGGGAGGTGGTGAGCACCCTGGGGAAGTACGCCTTCAAG ACCTCGGACTACCCGGTGATCCTGTCCCTAGAGAACCACTGCagcatggagcagcaggaggtcCTGGCCCAGCAGCTCAAGGACATCCTGGGGGAACAGCTCCTCACCACTACCATCGATGGGcatgtcccctcccagctcccatccccagAG gaGCTGAAGCACAAGATCTTGCTGAAGGGCAAGAAGATTGGGCGGCTGGAGGACACCCTGGATGGGCCAGGGGATGAGGCTCCTGATGTGTCTGATGATGACAatgaggcagaggcagaggaggagaggcGGAGGGCAAAGGTAA GGACACAACCTGGCTCTGCCTTGCAGAAGGACAAGGAGACCTTGGCACAAGCATTGTCCGACTGTGTCATCTACTGCAAGAACGTGCCCTTCCGGGGCTTCCAGGAGGCCCGCAGCCATTCCCGGCCCTCTGAGATCTCCTCCCTCTCTGAAGCCAAGGCCAGGAAGCTCATCCGGGATGAAG GAAATGAGTTTGTTCGCCACAATGCCTGGCAGCTGACACGCATCTACCCCAGTGGGATGAGAACTGACTCCTCCAACTACAGCCCCCAGGAGATGTGGAACGTGGGGTGCCAGATTG TGGCCTTGAACTTCCAGACAGCTGGCATGGAGATGGACCTATGTGATGGGCTCTTCAGCCAGAATGGCTGCTGTGGCTATGTGCTCAAACCACCCTTCATGAGGGACAAGGAGACTCTCTTCaaccccagtgaccccagcaGCCGGGAAGGCCCCGGCCCCATCACCCTGACAATCCAG GTAATCAgcgggcagcagctgcccaaaGTGGCCAACAGCAAGGAGGGAGCCATCATTGACCCACTGGTGCGTGTGGAGATCTACGGGGTCCCCGCGGACCAGGCGCACCAGGAGACCAAGTACATCGAGAACAATG CACCTGCTCTCTCTTCCCAGGGTTTTAACCCCCGCTGGGATGAGACACTGCAGTTTCAGCTCCACGTGCCCGAGCTGGCCCTCATTCGCTTTGTGGTGGAGGATTATGACAAGACGTCCAGGAATGATTTTGTGGGTCAGTTCACCCTAGCATTTGCCAACATCAAACCCG GATATCGGCACATCCATCTCCTCTCAAAGGATGGCACCAGCATCCCACCCTCTTCGCTCTTTGTCCACATCCGCATCACTGAGCCACCTGGCCCTGAGCAGGACTGA
- the CNOT9 gene encoding CCR4-NOT transcription complex subunit 9 isoform X2, producing MHSLATAAPVPTALAQVDREKIYQWINELSSPETRENALLELSKKRESVPDLAPMLWHSFGTIAALLQEIVNIYPSINPPTLTAHQSNRVCNALALLQCVASHPETRSAFLAAHIPLFLYPFLHTVSKTRPFEYLRLTSLGVIGALVKTDEQEVINFLLTTEIIPLCLRIMESGSELSKTVATFILQKILLDDTGLAYICQTYERFSHVAMILGKMVLQLSKEPSARLLKHVVRCYLRLSDNPRAREALRQCLPDQLKDTTFAQVLKDDTTTKRWLAQLVKNLQEGQVTDPRGIPLPPQ from the exons ATGCATAGCCTGGCCACGGCCGCG cctgtgccaacAGCACTGGCTCAGGTTGACCGTGAAAAGATCTACCAATGGATCAATGAGCTGTCCAGCCCTGAGACACGGGAGAAtgcactgctggagctgagcaagaAGCGCGAGTCCGTGCCTGACCTCGCCCCAATGCTGTGGCACTCGTTTGGCACCATCGCAGCTCTCCTTCAG gaaattgtaaatatttatcCATCAATCAACCCTCCGACTTTGACAGCCCATCAGTCCAACAGAGTCTGCAATGCTTTAGCTCTACTACAGTGTGTTGCATCACACCCTGAAACAAG ATCAGCTTTTCTGGCAGCTCATATTCCTCTCTTCCTGTACCCCTTCCTGCACACGGTCAGCAAGACCCGTCCGTTTGAGTACCTGCGGCTCACAAGCCTCGGAGTCATTG GGGCCTTGGTGAAAACGGACGAGCAAGAAGTGATAAATTTCTTATTGACAACAGAAATTATCCCCCTGTGCTTACGTATTATGGAGTCTGGCAGTGAGCTCTCCAAAAcg GTTGCTACGTTTATTCTTCAGAAAATCCTCCTGGATGACACAGGGCTGGCATATATCTGTCAGACTTATGAGCGGTTTTCCCACGTTGCCATGATACTG GGTAAAAtggtcctgcagctctccaaggAGCCGTCGGCACGGCTGCTGAAACACGTCGTCCGCTGCTACCTTCGCCTTTCCGATAACCCCAG GGCACGTGAAGCTCTCAGGCAGTGCCTTCCTGACCAGCTGAAGGACACCACCTTTGCCCAGGTCCTGAAGGATGACACCACCACCAAGCGCTGGCTGGCTCAGCTCGTCAAGAACCTGCAGGAGGGTCAAGTCACTGACCCACGGGGCATCCCTCTTCCTCCGCAATGA
- the CNOT9 gene encoding CCR4-NOT transcription complex subunit 9 isoform X1: protein MHSLATAAPVPTALAQVDREKIYQWINELSSPETRENALLELSKKRESVPDLAPMLWHSFGTIAALLQEIVNIYPSINPPTLTAHQSNRVCNALALLQCVASHPETRSAFLAAHIPLFLYPFLHTVSKTRPFEYLRLTSLGVIGALVKTDEQEVINFLLTTEIIPLCLRIMESGSELSKTVATFILQKILLDDTGLAYICQTYERFSHVAMILGKMVLQLSKEPSARLLKHVVRCYLRLSDNPRCRAREALRQCLPDQLKDTTFAQVLKDDTTTKRWLAQLVKNLQEGQVTDPRGIPLPPQ, encoded by the exons ATGCATAGCCTGGCCACGGCCGCG cctgtgccaacAGCACTGGCTCAGGTTGACCGTGAAAAGATCTACCAATGGATCAATGAGCTGTCCAGCCCTGAGACACGGGAGAAtgcactgctggagctgagcaagaAGCGCGAGTCCGTGCCTGACCTCGCCCCAATGCTGTGGCACTCGTTTGGCACCATCGCAGCTCTCCTTCAG gaaattgtaaatatttatcCATCAATCAACCCTCCGACTTTGACAGCCCATCAGTCCAACAGAGTCTGCAATGCTTTAGCTCTACTACAGTGTGTTGCATCACACCCTGAAACAAG ATCAGCTTTTCTGGCAGCTCATATTCCTCTCTTCCTGTACCCCTTCCTGCACACGGTCAGCAAGACCCGTCCGTTTGAGTACCTGCGGCTCACAAGCCTCGGAGTCATTG GGGCCTTGGTGAAAACGGACGAGCAAGAAGTGATAAATTTCTTATTGACAACAGAAATTATCCCCCTGTGCTTACGTATTATGGAGTCTGGCAGTGAGCTCTCCAAAAcg GTTGCTACGTTTATTCTTCAGAAAATCCTCCTGGATGACACAGGGCTGGCATATATCTGTCAGACTTATGAGCGGTTTTCCCACGTTGCCATGATACTG GGTAAAAtggtcctgcagctctccaaggAGCCGTCGGCACGGCTGCTGAAACACGTCGTCCGCTGCTACCTTCGCCTTTCCGATAACCCCAG ATGTAGGGCACGTGAAGCTCTCAGGCAGTGCCTTCCTGACCAGCTGAAGGACACCACCTTTGCCCAGGTCCTGAAGGATGACACCACCACCAAGCGCTGGCTGGCTCAGCTCGTCAAGAACCTGCAGGAGGGTCAAGTCACTGACCCACGGGGCATCCCTCTTCCTCCGCAATGA